DNA sequence from the Cohnella herbarum genome:
TTTGAGCCGGTAAGGCTCTGCCTTGCCCTTGGAAACAATATGGCAACCGATCTCGCCGCGAGGCGATTCGATTCTCACATAGATCTCACCGGCCGGCGGTCGGATGACGCGCGGCACTTTGCCCATCGTCTCGCCTTCGCCCGGAAACTGCTCCAGTGCCTGCTCAAGAATACGCAAGCTTTGGGTAATCTCCGCCATACGGATTTCATATCGATCGAAGCAATCCCCGTTCTTGCCGACCGGCACGTCGAACTGGAAGCGATCGTACAAGCTGTACGGCTCGGCTTTGCGCAGATCCCACTGGACGCCGGTACAGCGCAAGTTCGCTCCGGATAGTCCGTAATCGATCGCCGTTTGCGCGTCATACTGCCCGATTCCTTTAATCCGCGACAGGAAAATTTCGTTCCCGCTAACCAGATTATGATATTCGTCCAAACGATTGTACATATCTTTGACGAACGTTCTGACGCGATCGATCCATCCGTCCGGGGCATCCCATTTCACTCCGCCGACACGCATGTAGTTGTACGTCAATCTTGCCCCGCATAACTCGTTAAACAAGCCCAGTATACGCTCCCGGTCGCTGAAGGCATATAAGAACGGACTTAAAGCACCAATATCGAGCAAATAAGTTCCCCACCACACCAGATGGCTCGCAACCCGTTGCATTTCCATGACAATTAGGCGCATGAATTCCGCGCGTTCCGGA
Encoded proteins:
- a CDS encoding NADH-quinone oxidoreductase subunit D; translated protein: MIRTEELLLNVGPQHPSTHGVFRIIVKIDGEVITEATPVMGYLHRGTEKLAENLNFTQIIPYTDRMDYVSAMTNNYVLCHAVEKMMGLEIPERAEFMRLIVMEMQRVASHLVWWGTYLLDIGALSPFLYAFSDRERILGLFNELCGARLTYNYMRVGGVKWDAPDGWIDRVRTFVKDMYNRLDEYHNLVSGNEIFLSRIKGIGQYDAQTAIDYGLSGANLRCTGVQWDLRKAEPYSLYDRFQFDVPVGKNGDCFDRYEIRMAEITQSLRILEQALEQFPGEGETMGKVPRVIRPPAGEIYVRIESPRGEIGCHIVSKGKAEPYRLKFRRPSFVNLQILPKLLVGESMTNLVTILGGIDIVLGEVDC